A region of the Cannabis sativa cultivar Pink pepper isolate KNU-18-1 chromosome 3, ASM2916894v1, whole genome shotgun sequence genome:
AGTGAAAAACTCACAAGAGTCTGGTGTTGTATGAGGCACAGAAAGAGCATTTATGATAGAGCCAATGAAAGGGAGCTTCTCCTCTTTTCTCACAGTCATTGCATAGTATGATTTGAGTTTGGCCTGAGTATTCCTCTGGGATTTTCTCTTCAGCCAATAAGGCATCTAACATTTTGAAATACACCTGCAACACAATAGCATTACAATTTATATATGGTGCTAATATATGATGTTGGTTATTCTAAGAAAAACCCTTTTTCCATTGAATTTCCcataacaatataatatatttagctCTACTCACCTGCATGTCTCCTAGTGATTTTCCACAAATTGGGCAAGTGTAATTTGTACATGTGTAGGCCTAGAATAAGCATATGGAAAAAATTAGTATAGTAAAGCTCTGAATAATACTGTTAAAGCTTAAATTAGTATATTTTCAGCCAAATCAAAGAGATCAAAGGGAAATATTACCTCAAAACATTTTGAATGCATCAAATGGCCACATTGGAGGGCCTTCACCGGCAAATTAGAGGTGAAGATGTCCTCATGGCAAATGGGACAGTTATCCATAAAACACTTCTCTCTACATATATGCACCAATAGTGTTCTTGACATGCAAGCATTGCAGTTCATGCAATGGTAGTAGTCAATACCTAGTCCTTTACCAATTCTACACAAATTACAATATGGGCAATGGTAGATTTCCCTGTTCAGTTCAGACAGTTCTtcatttgattaaaaaaaaagttaataataaCATTCTTAAAAATGTATTAAGTGTTGTCTATAAGATTTAAAGATATAGTACCGTTCATCATCAAATATTTTACAAATCCTACAAAAGTATTTTGCCATGGAGAATTTATCGCAGGATACTGTTGAGCATATGGGACCTATGGGTTGAATTTTCAGGCATTGCATGCACATCATTTCTGTTACGGATTTCCTGAACACATATATacattaaaaacataaaatttaaatgaattTGAACTTGTAATATGTGTAGTTAATTAGTGAAGTTTTGACATACCTATCTATGACATGGTCAGTGATTTCATCATGGCAGCGCAAGCAAGTGTGGAGCTGGTTGCAACAAGGGGCAACAAGCTTGCAATTTCTCTTGTAGTGTTTACAACCATAACTCAATTTAAGTGGATCCCTATATGAAGGATGCTGGCCTGGGAACTCTTGTTCATGATCACTCGAGGGAATTTGAAGAGAATGTTGCTGCCTCACAATCCACCGACTGATCAAATAGTATAGAaatagaaagaagaaaaaaatcaatGTATGAAAAAGGAAACTGTCTTTCCATGAGATTATGCAAAGCAGCAAGTGGAAAAGGATTGCATTCATCGTCTTAGAAGTTTTAATTTGAGACTATGAAAAAGAGCTGTTAATAACACTAGAATGCTTATAACTAACCTCACTAGCAGGTGTTGGATTATGTATGATTTCTTCTGAGAATCCAATGAAGAGTCACCTGACACTCTTCTAATTGCAGCCTCCAAATCCTCTTGATTCATTTTCAAAAGTAAATCATAGTACTTAGATTTCTGAGCAGCTTGGAAAAATTGAGCTGGTTTAATTTCACATGCCACATCCTCAATCTCATATTCCATTCTCTTTTTCTCATCCCATCCTTTGTATTCTAAGTTACTGAGGTCACATAAATCAGAATCCTTGGATTTATCATCCACATTACAATCCCCCATTTGCTTGACAGTATCACTAATGCAATCTTTTTCCATAAGCTGCCTATTTTCGCTACTGAGTTTACCTTCTTGTTCAGTAGCTTCACAAAGATAAGGGTAGACAATCTCCAAGGGATCGGTGACTACTGTTGAAGGAACCACAATTGAGTCCTCTACAACTTCAGACATGTCATACCCCTCCCACCATTCTCTCAACCATTCATCAAACATAGTATTTCTAGTGACTTGGCGCCAAATGGACATCATGGTATGCTGCTCCTCTTGTGTTAACGACCCCATTAGCCAAGGTATCATGTCTTGTAAAATTTCAGCATTTGTCCTTCCTAAAATACATCCTATGATCTTCTCTTGCTCCTTtaaagaaaaacattctctgAATAGGGGCCAAACCTCTAGCTCTTCGCGATGAATGTGATCAGACAACATTTTATGCAATGACTTACATGTATCATGCAGATTCATGCATAGTTGATAATGCTTCCTCATAATTTGATCCATGTTTGTGTTTAGCTCAGAAATTGAAACATTCAGTTCAGTTAACTTGTCAAGAATAAAGGAGACTCGTCCGAAGTGATCAATTTCCAATTTGTGGTCCATGCTGTAAGAGTGGctaatgtttgtgaattttcccATGGCCTCCAAGGCTGGAAAGGCAACCTCATCTTCTGCATCGCTATGGATTTGATACAAAAACTGTATTAGTTGAAAGCGCTTGTAAAAGTCTCCAAGAAACCAAGGATTTTGAGCTAAATGAACTGAACTGTAAAGAAGGTTCtgcaagtctatcttgagagccttatggaacaaatatatgaaGTCCATTGGTTTTGGATCTTTGGGAACTGAACCAGAATGGTTTTCACCAGAAATATGTTGATATGTCTTTATTTTGTCTGGAAAATAGATGTGCAGATTTATAACACTAGAGTATGATGTTTCATACTTTCTAGTATTATGGGAGCCAAAAGATGATGAAAAAGAGCTTTTGCCCTTTGTGCCAGAGCTCATTAACTTTATTCTAGGCTCAGATTCAGTGAAAGATTTCTTATTTTTGGATTGCAATGGTGAAGATAAAGATGCATCCTTGACTTGATCAGATAAGAATGAGAATTTGCTCTTGAACATTTGCTGCAGGTTCATTCCAAACTTTTCAACAGAGATTTTACCCGAACAACCAGCGCGAAACCACTCATGCAGTAGTGAAGAAAAAGAGTCATGGATTCTAGTATCTCCTTGCTTGATCTTTTTAAGAATGGATCTGGATTCATCCTC
Encoded here:
- the LOC115710836 gene encoding zinc finger protein BRUTUS-like At1g18910, with product MGGAAGQVNSPPPPDDAALAEDNNNNNNNNNNNNNNIINITTNNNGHHDVNSTASSSSSSLLLVPLAHAPILLLVYFHKAFRSEVADLQRVVSGALEQGVIHRGRCGLVAELLRRFEFLKLACKYHCAAEDEVIFLALDVHVKNVASAYSLEHKSIDGLFDSIFNRLNAILTEDYDDDDRQNDDVNGSMMTMTMKPFQELVFCIGTIQTFISNHMLKEEEQVFPLLMEHISEKEQASLVWKFLCSVPIVLMEDMLPWTLSFLSPQERVEVENCLKDIVPEEKSLHEVVLSWLGGNSHPSLEVQTSSGGSTDMRILIKPYSCTRYLGENWRATTLLSRNDIGHNPVDGLHLWHGAIRKDLIKLLEELYQSRRSSDYSNLDSVVVQLKFLADIITFYNTALEKLFCPVLNQLVKGSLSSTEGFPIESHIEGLQMLLYYSSPYDKSLSKFAEKLCWELESFVVEISKQFEFHEAEVFPIISKNCSHEMQQQLLYVSVHMMPLGLLKCVITWFSSHLSEDESRSILKKIKQGDTRIHDSFSSLLHEWFRAGCSGKISVEKFGMNLQQMFKSKFSFLSDQVKDASLSSPLQSKNKKSFTESEPRIKLMSSGTKGKSSFSSSFGSHNTRKYETSYSSVINLHIYFPDKIKTYQHISGENHSGSVPKDPKPMDFIYLFHKALKIDLQNLLYSSVHLAQNPWFLGDFYKRFQLIQFLYQIHSDAEDEVAFPALEAMGKFTNISHSYSMDHKLEIDHFGRVSFILDKLTELNVSISELNTNMDQIMRKHYQLCMNLHDTCKSLHKMLSDHIHREELEVWPLFRECFSLKEQEKIIGCILGRTNAEILQDMIPWLMGSLTQEEQHTMMSIWRQVTRNTMFDEWLREWWEGYDMSEVVEDSIVVPSTVVTDPLEIVYPYLCEATEQEGKLSSENRQLMEKDCISDTVKQMGDCNVDDKSKDSDLCDLSNLEYKGWDEKKRMEYEIEDVACEIKPAQFFQAAQKSKYYDLLLKMNQEDLEAAIRRVSGDSSLDSQKKSYIIQHLLVSRWIVRQQHSLQIPSSDHEQEFPGQHPSYRDPLKLSYGCKHYKRNCKLVAPCCNQLHTCLRCHDEITDHVIDRKSVTEMMCMQCLKIQPIGPICSTVSCDKFSMAKYFCRICKIFDDEREIYHCPYCNLCRIGKGLGIDYYHCMNCNACMSRTLLVHICREKCFMDNCPICHEDIFTSNLPVKALQCGHLMHSKCFEAYTCTNYTCPICGKSLGDMQVYFKMLDALLAEEKIPEEYSGQTQIILCNDCEKRGEAPFHWLYHKCSFCASYNTRLL